One Alligator mississippiensis isolate rAllMis1 chromosome 12, rAllMis1, whole genome shotgun sequence DNA window includes the following coding sequences:
- the IHO1 gene encoding interactor of HORMAD1 protein 1 isoform X1 has product MNFNVWNIKEMFSTPTATGPNKLSTRSSTLSDYSSLSDSQFLFGSQFCPENSQPASVPHEFGALSRQPRSSQQNSQDSEPSIFTKYQTKPQLFGGDVKEKGSLNFGAGKLKSVLEQFEINKKKIKDKHNSEVLLSFISHVRESLQGMQACLDKFEEILNSGNKSILDGLEAISKTLQDAAQSHYGLVLNALADKSQMEQMLLEMEQRLAAKDVEILDMKSNWQLLKESLELLTAQQNEQHVKLCKQLSCLQFPNILTELQTFISTSRLPSHIQDNTSQTSPAMFQDLFLSQEKTCQQCYQTTRVCRIASFQTQPHTMTMLNQPDHSNREIAGDDTYRSDSNTGSGRKVGPITAALQDKENVTIQESKSALEMHAYANKPPCVCCCSTGISRASHQKHQLLPQEKSCATPLRKTGRKEFKRTKAVTRAQENQSHICFSPIQNYMAEQTDEATGHVMMQKTSLGNRLKKEKSKQNHRSKVTVWKRMYFSKKKGEFSKCPDNGLKKKMTNGGMERKDSGKNGKSQDTVTLQSENSAEGSSAPSQQKLSRATHRKSEDSLPVLHPRENMELPAARRKGMLESKNGMGIFSASRNPSLWDSSSQESSFSLYNLKDEKQRSLFSLPSSTGSAKSCLSVSPVQQKTMTFCSLAFDSDYSD; this is encoded by the exons GCCTAACAAATTGTCTACTCGGAGCAGCACTCTTAGTGATTACTCCAGCTTGAGTGATTCTCAGTTCCTTTTTGGTTCCCAGTTCTGTCCAGAGAACTCGCAGCCTGCTTCAGTACCCCATGAGTTTGGTGCACTATCAAGACAACCAAGAAGCTCCCAGCAGAACTCTCAGGAT AGTGAGCCTAGTATTTTTACTAAGTACCAGACAAAACCACAGCTATTTGGTGGAGATGTAAAAGAAAAGGGTTCACTTAATTTTGGTGCTGGAAAACTGAAAAGTGTTTTGGAGCAGTttgaaataaataagaaaaaaataaaggacaaaCATAACAG TGAGGTTTTGCTCAGCTTTATTTCCCATGTCAGAGAGAGCCTTCAAGGG ATGCAAGCATGCCTGGACAAGTTTGAAGAAATTCTGAATTCAGGAAATAAATCCATTTTGGATGGGTTGGAAGCCATTTCTAAGACAT TACAAGACGCTGCTCAGTCCCATTATGGATTGGTGCTGAATGCTCTTGCAGACAAAAGCCAGATGGAGCAGATGTTACTGGAGATGGAACAGAGACTTGCAGCT AAGGATGTGGAGATTTTAGACATGAAATCGAATTGGCAGTTACTGAAGGAGAGTCTGGAACTATTAACAGCTCAGCAGAATGAGCAGCACGTGAAGCTATGCAAGCAGTTGAGTTGTCTACAGTTCCCCAACATCTTAACTGAACTGCAGACATTCATTTCCACTTCCAGATTGCCAAGCCACATACAGGATAACACTTCTCAGACCTCCCCAGCTATGTTCCAGGATCTCTTTCTGAGCCAGGAGAAAACATGCCAGCAGTGCTATCAAACCACGAGGGTTTGCAGGATAGCTTCCTTTCAGACTCAGCCGCACACCATGACAATGCTGAACCAGCCTGACCACTCCAACAGGGAAATAGCTGGAGATGATACATACAGGAGTGATTCAAACACAGGATCTGGAAGAAAGGTTGGTCCCATTACTGCAGCTTTACAAGACAAAGAAAATGTGACTATTcaagagtcaaagtctgctttagAAATGCATGCCTATGCTAACAAACCACCTTgtgtctgctgctgcagcactggcaTTTCAAGGGCTAGTCACCAGAAACACCAGCTGCTTCCCCAAGAAAAATCTTGTGCCACACCACTGAGGaagacaggcaggaaagaattTAAGAGAACCAAAGCTGTGACTCGTGCACAAGAGAATCAGAGCCACATTTGCTTCAGTCCCATACAAAACTACATGGCTGAACAAACAGACGAGGCCACAGGCCACGTCATGATGCAAAAGACATCGCTAGGAAATAGGCTGAAAAAggagaagtcaaaacaaaaccacCGGAGCAAAGTAACAGTGTGGAAAAGAATGTATTTTAGTaagaaaaaaggagaattttCCAAGTGTCCTGACAatggactgaagaaaaaaatgacaaatgGCGGCATGGAGCGGAAGGACTCTGGAAAAAATGGCAAGTCCCAAGATACAGTTACTCTTCAGTCAGAGAACTCTGCTGAGGGGTCCTCAGCTCCCAGCCAACAAAAGCTAAGCAGGGCCACACATAGGAAGAGTGAGGATTCTTTGCCAGTGCTACATCCCCGTGAAAACATGGAACTGCCTGCAGCCAGGAGAAAGGGGATGCTGGAAAGCAAGAACGGCATGGGCATTTTCAGTGCCAGCAGGAATCCATCTTTGTGGGATTCCTCCTCCCAAGAAAGTTCATTTTCACTGTATAACTTGAAAGATGAAAAGCAGAGGAGCTTGTTCAGTCTCCCAAGCTCCACAGGTTCTGCCAAGTCCTGTCTTTCCGTTTCACCAGTCCAGCAAAAGACTATGACATTTTGCTCCTTAGCTTTTGATAGTGATTATTCCGACTGA
- the IHO1 gene encoding interactor of HORMAD1 protein 1 isoform X2 translates to MNFNVWNIKEMFSTPTATGPNKLSTRSSTLSDYSSLSDSQFLFGSQFCPENSQPASVPHEFGALSRQPRSSQQNSQDSEPSIFTKYQTKPQLFGGDVKEKGSLNFGAGKLKSVLEQFEINKKKIKDKHNSEVLLSFISHVRESLQGMQACLDKFEEILNSGNKSILDGLEAISKTLQDAAQSHYGLVLNALADKSQMEQMLLEMEQRLAAIAKPHTG, encoded by the exons GCCTAACAAATTGTCTACTCGGAGCAGCACTCTTAGTGATTACTCCAGCTTGAGTGATTCTCAGTTCCTTTTTGGTTCCCAGTTCTGTCCAGAGAACTCGCAGCCTGCTTCAGTACCCCATGAGTTTGGTGCACTATCAAGACAACCAAGAAGCTCCCAGCAGAACTCTCAGGAT AGTGAGCCTAGTATTTTTACTAAGTACCAGACAAAACCACAGCTATTTGGTGGAGATGTAAAAGAAAAGGGTTCACTTAATTTTGGTGCTGGAAAACTGAAAAGTGTTTTGGAGCAGTttgaaataaataagaaaaaaataaaggacaaaCATAACAG TGAGGTTTTGCTCAGCTTTATTTCCCATGTCAGAGAGAGCCTTCAAGGG ATGCAAGCATGCCTGGACAAGTTTGAAGAAATTCTGAATTCAGGAAATAAATCCATTTTGGATGGGTTGGAAGCCATTTCTAAGACAT TACAAGACGCTGCTCAGTCCCATTATGGATTGGTGCTGAATGCTCTTGCAGACAAAAGCCAGATGGAGCAGATGTTACTGGAGATGGAACAGAGACTTGCAGCT ATTGCCAAGCCACATACAGGATAA